Proteins encoded by one window of Candidatus Sumerlaea chitinivorans:
- a CDS encoding Excinuclease ABC subunit B, translating into MEFKLHTTFEPRGDQPEAIESLVKGIEKGLRYQTLLGVTGSGKTFTMANVIARVNRPTLVLAHNKTLAAQLYREFKELFPENAVEYFVSYYDYYQPEAYLPQTDTYIEKDAAINEELDKMRLAATKHLLERRDVIVVASVSCIYGIGSPTDFHLMVVLVEEGQSITRAEFLRHLVDIQYTRNDLDFYRGTFRVRGDVVDVFPPYEEKTAIRVEFFGNEVEAIYEIDSLTGQRLRRLRRALIYPTSHYVTSRSTLERAIASIRQELQERLEELRRANKLVEAQRLEQRTTYDLEMLETVGYCQGIENYSRHLTGRKPGEPPFTLLDYFPKDFLVFIDESHVTLPQLRGMYEGDRSRKLVLVEYGFRLPSALDNRPLKIEEFEERVNQVIFVSATPGETELRKSMGIVVEQLIRPTGLVDPQIIIRPATGQTEDAIPEIRQRIARGERVLVTTLTKRMAEELTEYLCELGIAAKYMHSDIDAIERTEIIRDLRLGKFDVLVGINLLREGLDLPEVSLVLIFDADKEGFLRGHTALIQTCGRAARNVNGTVIMYADVITEAIRKTVEETERRRARQLEYNRKHGITPESVRKEIKTILDTVYEADYVEVPMAAEAEAEYIPAEEIPKRIEQLRKEMREAAAKLEFERAAELRDQILALEEKLRTGGDAVLATAVPREQFVPQHRGRYRRRSRL; encoded by the coding sequence ATGGAATTCAAACTCCACACAACCTTTGAGCCGCGAGGCGACCAACCTGAGGCAATCGAGTCCCTTGTGAAGGGCATCGAGAAGGGCCTGCGTTATCAGACACTTCTTGGGGTGACCGGTAGCGGTAAGACATTTACGATGGCAAACGTTATTGCGCGCGTCAATCGCCCCACGCTTGTCCTCGCCCACAATAAAACGCTGGCTGCTCAGCTTTACCGCGAGTTCAAAGAGCTTTTCCCTGAGAACGCGGTGGAGTATTTTGTAAGCTACTACGATTACTATCAGCCGGAAGCCTACCTGCCCCAAACCGACACCTATATCGAGAAGGACGCTGCGATTAACGAAGAGCTCGATAAGATGCGCTTGGCAGCGACCAAGCACCTCCTCGAGCGACGGGATGTCATTGTTGTGGCCAGTGTCTCGTGCATCTACGGTATCGGGTCTCCGACCGATTTTCACCTCATGGTTGTCTTGGTGGAAGAAGGGCAGTCCATCACGCGTGCGGAGTTTCTTCGACACCTTGTGGATATCCAGTATACACGCAACGACTTGGATTTTTACCGCGGCACGTTTCGAGTGCGCGGGGACGTGGTGGATGTGTTCCCGCCTTACGAGGAGAAAACGGCAATCCGTGTGGAATTCTTCGGCAACGAGGTCGAGGCCATCTACGAAATTGATTCACTCACCGGTCAGCGGTTGCGCAGGCTACGACGGGCCCTTATCTATCCGACGTCTCATTATGTGACATCGCGGTCGACGTTGGAGCGAGCCATCGCGTCCATTCGCCAGGAATTGCAGGAGCGGTTAGAAGAGCTCCGACGCGCAAACAAGCTCGTCGAAGCGCAGCGCTTGGAGCAGCGCACCACTTACGATTTGGAGATGTTGGAGACCGTTGGGTACTGCCAAGGGATTGAAAACTACTCGCGGCACCTCACCGGGCGAAAACCCGGCGAGCCTCCCTTCACTCTTCTAGACTACTTCCCAAAGGATTTTCTCGTATTCATTGATGAGAGCCATGTCACGCTCCCGCAATTGCGGGGCATGTACGAGGGCGACCGTTCCCGTAAACTCGTGCTTGTCGAATATGGTTTTCGATTACCGAGTGCGTTGGACAACCGCCCACTGAAGATCGAGGAATTTGAGGAGCGGGTCAATCAGGTGATCTTTGTGAGTGCCACGCCGGGCGAGACGGAATTGCGCAAGTCCATGGGCATCGTCGTTGAACAGCTCATTCGCCCAACGGGCCTTGTGGATCCCCAAATCATTATTCGTCCCGCCACCGGCCAGACCGAGGACGCCATCCCAGAAATTCGCCAAAGGATTGCGCGCGGCGAACGCGTTCTCGTGACCACGCTCACCAAGCGCATGGCCGAAGAATTGACCGAGTACCTTTGCGAATTAGGAATCGCCGCAAAGTACATGCATTCCGACATTGATGCGATCGAACGCACGGAAATCATACGCGATCTGCGGTTGGGCAAGTTTGACGTCCTTGTGGGAATTAACCTTTTGCGCGAAGGGCTCGACCTGCCGGAGGTTTCGTTGGTCCTGATCTTCGACGCCGACAAAGAAGGCTTTTTGCGGGGCCATACGGCGTTGATCCAGACGTGTGGGCGCGCTGCGCGAAACGTCAATGGCACCGTCATCATGTATGCTGACGTCATCACCGAGGCCATCCGCAAGACCGTTGAAGAAACCGAACGGCGTCGGGCACGCCAGCTCGAATACAACCGCAAGCACGGCATCACCCCAGAGTCCGTGCGCAAGGAAATCAAAACGATCCTCGACACGGTGTATGAGGCCGATTACGTCGAAGTGCCCATGGCCGCCGAAGCCGAGGCAGAGTACATTCCCGCTGAAGAAATTCCAAAGCGCATTGAACAGCTTCGCAAAGAAATGCGTGAGGCTGCAGCAAAACTGGAATTCGAGAGAGCCGCCGAGCTGCGGGATCAGATTCTTGCCCTTGAGGAGAAACTGCGAACGGGTGGGGATGCTGTTCTCGCCACCGCCGTGCCAAGAGAACAATTTGTCCCGCAACATCGGGGACGTTATCGCAGGCGCTCACGCCTTTAG